Below is a genomic region from Microcoleus sp. bin38.metabat.b11b12b14.051.
GGTTCGTTTCTCAACTGCCGGCAGACTTAGATCCGGCGCGGGTGAAAAATGTCGAAGATGTTGTCACTACGGGCTTTTTTCCTGCTAGTTATTGGGAACTAATAGAACGAGTCTCTGCTTATTATTGTACGCCATTAATTCAAGTCATTAGAGCTTCACTCCCGCCCGGTTTGCTAAGCCGTTCCGTGCGCCGAATTCGGTTAATTAAAGATGCAATCGCTCCGAATGCCGAAACGTTTCTCAATCCCGCCGCGAGTCAAATTTTGCAATTGCTGCAAGCTCAAAAAAACGGTGATTACACTTGGCAATACCTCCAGCGCCAAGTCAAGGGAAGTTATCGGGGATTGAAAGATTTATTGCAACGCGGTTGGGTGGAAAGTTATTTAGAACCGCCCAATCCTCCCAAACCACAACTCAAACCGGCAGTGACATTAATTCCTAGCGCCTTTGTCACGGATTTAACGAAGCGACAACAAGAAGTATTGGAGGTTTTGCGGCGCGGCGGCGGTGAAATGTGGGTGAATGATTTGCTGAGAATTTGCAGCGCAAGTTCTTCAGTTGTCAAAGCTTTGGAACAGAAAGGTAGCGTTGTCATCGATCAAAGGGAAGTGCTCAGGGGCGATCGCGGAATTGCTCAATTACCCGATGTACCGAAAAAGTTAACTCGTTTTCAAGCTGAAGCTTTAACGTTTATTAACAGTTTTTCGGGATTCCGTCAAGTGCTGTTGCACGGCGTTACAGGTTCTGGTAAGACTGAAGTGTATTTGCAGGCGATCGCCCCAATCTTAGCCAGTGGCAAATCCGCCCTCGTACTCGTCCCGGAAATCGGGTTGACACCGCAACTGACAGACAGATTCCGCGCCCGGTTTGGCGAACAAATTTGCGTCTATCACAGCGGGCTATCCGACGGCGAACGTTACGATACATGGCGGCAGATGCTCACAGGAACGCCGCAAATTGTCATCGGCACGCGATCGGCCATTTTCGCACCTTTACCGCACCTCGGCTTAATTATCCTGGACGAAGAACACGACAGCAGTTTCAAACAAGACCAACCAGCGCCCTGCTACCACGCCCGCACCGTCGCCAAATGGCGCGCCGAATTAGAAAATTGTCCATTAATTTTAGGTTCCGCAACGCCAGCTTTAGAGACATTGGTGGGGACGCGCGGAGATGATTACTCGTTACCAACTATCCATTATTTATCATTACCAACTCGCATTTATTCCCGCCCGATGCCGCCCGTGGAAGTAGTCGATATGCGCCAAGAATTGCGGCAAGGGAACCGCTCAATTTTTAGCGCTTCTCTGCAAAATGCGCTGGAACAATTGCAAGCCAGACAACAGCAAGGCATCCTATTTATTCACCGCCGAGGACACAGTACGTTTGTGTCTTGTCGGAGTTGCGGCTACGTGATGGAATGCCCGAATTGCGATGTTTCTTTGTCCTATCACCATATCGGCGAGGGAAGCGCAGAAATCCTGCGCTGTCACTACTGCAACCACACGGAAAGACATCCTCAAAACTGTCCAGAATGCAGTTCTCCTTACTTCAAAAACTTCGGTAGCGGTACGCAGCGAGTGGAACAGGAATTAACGAGATTGTTTCCAGAATTGCGGGCGATTCGGTTTGATAGCGATACTACTAGAAATAAGGGCGACCACCGCCGCTTGTTAACTCAATTTGCCAATGGTGAAGCTGACATCTTATTAGGCACACAAATGCTGACGAAGGGGTTAGATTTAGCTCAAGTTACATTGGTGGGGGTTGTATCTGCTGATGGGTTACTGAATTTATCCGATTATCGGGCCAGTGAACGGGCTTTTCAAACATTAACTCAAGTGGCGGGGCGTGCGGGTAGAGGCGACGATCCGGGGCGGGTAATTATTCAAACTTATACTCCCGAACATCGGGTAGTTCAAGCTGTGAAGCGACACGAATATGCGAGTTTTGTGGAGACGGAATTAGCGGAAAGGGCGGCGCTAAATTATCCACCTTCGGGGCGGTTGATTTTGTTGCGGTTGAGTAGTGCTGATGCGGCGGAAGTTGCGGTGACTGCGGTACAATTGGCGTCTGTTTGTCAACAATATATCGATCGACTTTCCGGGACAGGTTGCGAGATGTTGGGGCCTGCACCGGCGGCGATTATGCGGGTGGCTAATCGCTATCGGTGGCAGATTTTGCTGAAGTTACCTTTGGATGAGTCGCTGGATTTGTCGGATTTGGTCGGGTTGCGCGATCGCACGCCGCGTTCTGTTAGTCTAACTATTGATGTCGATCCGTTAAATTTTGGTTGATTGGAGATGGAATCTTCGGGTGCGTTAATTGTTGACATAAATAAAGGTCTCTAAGTGTCATTGCGAGGCACGAAGCAATCCCAGTCTAGGCGATTGCTTCGCTAAGAGCTCGCAATGACATAGCTGTGTAATCGTAGGGTGTGTCAGCTTCGACAATTGTATCAATAATCGCAAATCTCCAAACTGACGCATCTTACAATCTACAACCTACAAGCTATAATATTATCATCAACTTAACAATCAAAATCCTATATGGCTTACAGTAACTTTTCCCTGACTGACGCCATCAAACAACTAAGCTTAACCCTGAAAGACAAAAATGATTTATTTGGTCATATCCCCGAAGCAGAATACAGTGAATATCTAGATTTCACCCTCAAGTACAACCTGCGAATTGCCAGCGAAATCAATACAGAAAAAGCGCGATCAGAAATGATTATCACCCCAATCTTACTAGAATTGAGGAGAATGCTAGACGATAAAATCAGTTTGTTTTCTGGTAAAGAGTTTAACGTAGACATAGAAAAAGGACTGAATGGCGCTTGTGATTTTTTAATTAGTCTTTCCGAGTCGCAAATTGTGATTATGTCCCCTGTAATTGCGATTGTGGAGGCGAAGAAAGAAGATTTAATCGGCGGTTTGGGACAGTGTGCGGCCCAAATGTATGCGGCGCAGTTGTTTAATCAAAAAGAAGGCAATGAAGTTGCAGTAATTTATGGTGTTGTGACATCTGGTACTGTTTGGAGATTTTTACAGTTAAAAGGTAATGCTTTAGATGTTGATGTTGTGGAGTATTACATTAAAGATGCGGGGAAAATTTTAGGGATTTTCTCAAGTTTGCTGAAATAGGACTTACACATGGGTGGCCAGAAACCGGGTTTTTTACGAAAATCCTTCGCCGCAGTTACGAAATTAGATAAGACGGCGGTTGAAACCGCGTCTACACAAACAATGTCCGCCTCCGCGGACTCAAGAAAAAACGTAATTTTAACGATCGCATCTTCAACCCGCGGAGGTGTTCGGCGAGCGAAGTCGAGTCGCGGGTTTTGTCTGTGTAGACGCGGTTTCAACCGCCCGGTATTCTGAGTTTTTTCAACTATCGCCCGCGGCATTTCTTGAGTAAAATTAATCGGATTACCACTCGCGATCGATTCTTTCTAAGTCTTTGGCGGCTCCCAATTGTTCAAATATTTGATGGGCTGTGTTGTAATGTTGTTGGGCGAGTTCTGGGTTGTTGCGTTTGCGGTAAAGTAGTGCTAAATCGTAGTTAGCCTCGGCAAGTTTTGCACGTTCTCCTAGTTCTTGCATTTTCGCTAAAGCTTCTTGTAAAAGCGGTTCTGCTGCATCCAAATTACCCTTAAGCATCTCAATTTCTCCAAGACAACCGATCGAAGTTGCCATACCTTCACGATCGCCCAATTCTGTCCTTAATTCCAAAGATTGCCGGTACAATCTCTCAGCTTCATCCCAATTCCCGCGATTTCGCTCGATATTTCCCAATAGTCCCCAACTACTCGCCATACCAGGGCGATCGCCATATTCGCTAAAAATCTCCAAAGCTTTGCGATAATAAAGCTCAGCTTCAGTCAACTTCCACATTTCTTTTGCCACCCATCCTAACTGTTCGTAGGTGCTTGCTTGAGAGTATACATCTCCAATTGACTCTTCAATTTGTAAACATTGCTGATAAAAAACAGTTGCCTTTTCCCAATCTCGCAAATCCTGACAGACATTCCCCAAATAATACAAAGCATTAGCTTCACCGCGACGATTTTCCAGTTCGCGGGAAATTGACAGCGATGCTTGATAAGCATTCATTGCCGCCGGAAATTGTTTCTGTTGCTTGTAAGCTTTACCCAATTCATTATAAACTTCAGCTTGCAGCGATAAATTTTCACTTTCCTTTGTCAACTCCAAAGCTTTGTCTAAATACTCCCTCGCTTTAACAGGCTTCTCTTGACTGAGATAAGCAACTCCTAATTGATGTAAAATATTGCTGCAAGCACTAGGATTTCTTTCACTTCCAGAATGACTCGGACTGTAGTCCATCAACAAAGACTCTAAAAGTTCTATGCGTTCTTGCTTTTCAGGCGTTTCTAATGTCCTAAAACTCCTTTGCGAATCAAGAGTCCTAGCAACGGCATCATCTCTAGTAGCTTGAGTAGTTTTAAATAAAAATACGCCCGACTTCCACGCCCAAAAATCCGCTGCAAACTTCGCCAAACGAGTAATCCCATAGTCCGGTAAAACAAACAGCATCGGATAGGGAACGCTGGTTTTATAAGCATCTCGCACCCAATTAAGGTCTTGTAACACTGGTGGATATTCGTCAAATTTGCCGATCGACTTTTCCAATCCCCGCACAATTAAAACTAACTTTTTATTTGGCTCTTGCTTAATAGTAGGTAAAATCTTGACAATTTCATCTCGGAGAAAACGCAAATCCTCAGCAAAAGTCAGAACTTCAAATTGAGTTTCTTCAGAAATCGGATGATTGTTCAATCCCTCAATTAACAAATCAGCTTCCGCATTAAAATTAACTTCTACAAACCCAATTGTAAACTTGGTGGAAAAATCAACGAACGTCAACAGTTGAGTAAATACCTGCTGATTTCCCGATAGAAATCGTCCAATTTGTAAATCACGATTATTCTGGGTTGACATTTGATTCTCTGGCATCTCGGAGAGCTTTTTTGAATTCTTCATTTTGCTTCACCACCGGATTCGGATAGTTCCATCGATTTTTGCCGTTGTATTCCAAAACCGAAAGATTGAATAACATCAATTCACTAATTTCATCTTTATTAACATTTTTCGTCAAACAAACTTGAGCTAAAACTGGGTAGTGACTTTGCGGAATAAATCGCTCAAAATTAAATTGTTCTTGTTTGATTGCATAAGTAACATCTTCAGCCATTATTTTAGCATGACCGCGACCTCTAGCTGTTATGGAAGAAGTCCGCATGAGCTGGATGAGTTGGCGAACATGGCCACCACTAGCTTTTGCTAATTCTAGCAATTGTTCGCGAGACTCAAAGATTGTGTCAACTTCAACTCGGCGTTCGATTAAACTAGCCATAGCATTTAAGCTAGCTTCGTTGTAGTTTAAGTCACAGCTATCTCGATTAAATTCATAAATATTGACCATCGGGACAATGTGAGGACAGTCAAAATTCTTGACGGCATTTTGAGACGAGTATAGTGCTCCCAGCGGAACTGTGTAAATCATCGTACAGTTGAGTTCTTGAAGTTGAGCCGCATAATCGAAAAATAAATGATTTGCTACCCCTGGAGGAACTCGGTCTAAATTGTCAAATATAATCAGAAAACCTTTATAGTTGGGAAACTTTTTTCTCAGTTTTTTGACAGCATCATTTAACAGCAAGTTGATATCGGCTTTCAATCGAGAAATGTCTTTTTCTAAGATTTGGCGAATTGTTTTCTTCTGCCTATCAGAACCTTTGATTTGTGCCAGTAACTTTACCAACAACTTTGCTAAAAATGGAGCTTCCGGCCCCAAAGTTGCTTCTCCTTCGATGCTGATGGAACTTTCAACTGTTCGTTCTGTTTCTTCGGTGACATCCTTAAACCAAGCCTCAAAATTATCCATCAGCCGAGAATCTAATTTCAGTCCCAGCCGACGCATTTCAAACTCAACTTGCTTAATGGTGATCAAATAAAAATCTGTATAACCTACATCACTAATATCTGTCTCTTTGTTGACTTCCAGATAAATGACGCGATAATCTTTTTCCCACTCTTTTTGAATTCGCTTCAATTCGGTACTTTTGCCACAGCCACGATGTCCGGTAAATAGGATTGTGGTAAACTGTTCTGGTTCTTGACAGTCTAAAATATTACTGACACCTGCGATCGCTTCAGTTTTGCGAACGTCTGATAAATCAACATAATAGCGATCGATATCTGCACCTCCTAATGATTCGAGAGGATTGCAAACTTGATAAGCAGCTTTGAGGGTAGTTGCGCGGTTGATAGGAAGAGCAGTCATAAATTTTTAATTTAGTAGATGTATTGCAGGCAATCTGAACAATATATCAAAGTTATGTTGTTTATTTACTTGTATTTTATCACAATAGGTTCGTAGTGAGGACTTTAGTCCGCAAGAAAAGAAAGGACTGAAGTCCTCACTACAAACCAAAAGAGGTTCGTAGTGAGGACTTTAGTCCGCAAGAAAAGAAAGGACTGAAGTCCTCACTACAAACCAAAAGAGGTTCGTAGTGAGGACTTTAGTCCGCAAGAAAAGAAAGGACTGAAGTCCTCACTACAAACCAAAAGAGGTTCGTAGTGAGGACTTTAGTCCGCAAGAAAAGAAAGGACTGAAGTCCTCACTACGAACCAAAAGAGGTTCGTAGTGAGGACTTTAGTCCGCAAGAAAAGAAAGGACTGAAGTCCTCACTACGAACCTATGGGTAAACCCTACGAATTAAGGTAAATCCGTTTCACCCATCAAATAAAGGTCGCATTCCCGGGCCACGCCGCGCCCTTCATTAATCGCCCAAACCACCAAACTTTGACCCCGGCGACAATCACCCGCCGCGAAAACTCCCGGAATACTCGTTGTATACTTTTCGTGCTCGGCTTTCACATTACTGCGCGCGTCGCGTTCCAATCCCAGCGCATCCAGCAGTGGCTGTTCCGGGCCCAGGAAGCCCATCGCTAGCAGCACAACCTGCGCCGGCAAGACTTTCTCCGTTCCCGCGATTTGCTTGGGAATGAACTGCCCTTTCTCGTTTTTCGCCCACTCCACCTCAACAGTGTGCACGGCTTTGACGTTGCCGTTTTCGTCGCCCTCGAACTTGGTCGCGGTGGTGAGATAGCCGCGCGGATCATCGCCAAATTTGGCTGCTGCTTCTTCTTGGCCGTAATCCAAGCGGTAGACTTTTGGCCATTCGGGCCAGGGATTGTTGGTGGCCCGTTCTGAGGGCGGTTTGGGCAGGATTTCTAGCTGTACCAGGCTGTTGCAGCCGTGGCGGATGGAGGTGCCCACGCAGTCGGTGCCCGTGTCGCCACCGCCGATAATCACCACATCTTTGCCTGCGGCTGAAATAAAGTTGCCGTTGGTGCTCTTGTCTAAGACTGCTTTGGTGTTGGCTGCCAAAAAGTCCATCGCGAAGTGCACGCCTGTTAATTCCCGCCCTTCAATTCCCAAGTCGCGGGGTTTTGTCGCGCCGGTACAGAGGACAACGGAGTCGTATTCTTTGAGTAATTGTTCTGCTGGTAAGTCTTTTCCGACTTCGGTGTTGCAGACAAATGTCACGCCTTCGTCTTCGAGGACTTTGAGGCGGCGCATCACGACTTGTTCCTTGTCTAGCTTCATGTTGGGGATGCCGTACATTAACAGGCCTCCCGGTCGATCGGCTCTTTCGTATACAGTTACCAAATGACCGGCTTTGTTCAATTGCGC
It encodes:
- the priA gene encoding primosomal protein N' — its product is MSTVTFGLSTPSAAEAGASYGSNQPPQRPTAPAEWIEVLVDSPFRGAGDSPGEENKLFTYRLPAELNVQPGDILSVPFGNQQVGAIAIRFVSQLPADLDPARVKNVEDVVTTGFFPASYWELIERVSAYYCTPLIQVIRASLPPGLLSRSVRRIRLIKDAIAPNAETFLNPAASQILQLLQAQKNGDYTWQYLQRQVKGSYRGLKDLLQRGWVESYLEPPNPPKPQLKPAVTLIPSAFVTDLTKRQQEVLEVLRRGGGEMWVNDLLRICSASSSVVKALEQKGSVVIDQREVLRGDRGIAQLPDVPKKLTRFQAEALTFINSFSGFRQVLLHGVTGSGKTEVYLQAIAPILASGKSALVLVPEIGLTPQLTDRFRARFGEQICVYHSGLSDGERYDTWRQMLTGTPQIVIGTRSAIFAPLPHLGLIILDEEHDSSFKQDQPAPCYHARTVAKWRAELENCPLILGSATPALETLVGTRGDDYSLPTIHYLSLPTRIYSRPMPPVEVVDMRQELRQGNRSIFSASLQNALEQLQARQQQGILFIHRRGHSTFVSCRSCGYVMECPNCDVSLSYHHIGEGSAEILRCHYCNHTERHPQNCPECSSPYFKNFGSGTQRVEQELTRLFPELRAIRFDSDTTRNKGDHRRLLTQFANGEADILLGTQMLTKGLDLAQVTLVGVVSADGLLNLSDYRASERAFQTLTQVAGRAGRGDDPGRVIIQTYTPEHRVVQAVKRHEYASFVETELAERAALNYPPSGRLILLRLSSADAAEVAVTAVQLASVCQQYIDRLSGTGCEMLGPAPAAIMRVANRYRWQILLKLPLDESLDLSDLVGLRDRTPRSVSLTIDVDPLNFG
- a CDS encoding tetratricopeptide repeat protein, yielding MSTQNNRDLQIGRFLSGNQQVFTQLLTFVDFSTKFTIGFVEVNFNAEADLLIEGLNNHPISEETQFEVLTFAEDLRFLRDEIVKILPTIKQEPNKKLVLIVRGLEKSIGKFDEYPPVLQDLNWVRDAYKTSVPYPMLFVLPDYGITRLAKFAADFWAWKSGVFLFKTTQATRDDAVARTLDSQRSFRTLETPEKQERIELLESLLMDYSPSHSGSERNPSACSNILHQLGVAYLSQEKPVKAREYLDKALELTKESENLSLQAEVYNELGKAYKQQKQFPAAMNAYQASLSISRELENRRGEANALYYLGNVCQDLRDWEKATVFYQQCLQIEESIGDVYSQASTYEQLGWVAKEMWKLTEAELYYRKALEIFSEYGDRPGMASSWGLLGNIERNRGNWDEAERLYRQSLELRTELGDREGMATSIGCLGEIEMLKGNLDAAEPLLQEALAKMQELGERAKLAEANYDLALLYRKRNNPELAQQHYNTAHQIFEQLGAAKDLERIDREW
- a CDS encoding P-loop NTPase fold protein is translated as MTALPINRATTLKAAYQVCNPLESLGGADIDRYYVDLSDVRKTEAIAGVSNILDCQEPEQFTTILFTGHRGCGKSTELKRIQKEWEKDYRVIYLEVNKETDISDVGYTDFYLITIKQVEFEMRRLGLKLDSRLMDNFEAWFKDVTEETERTVESSISIEGEATLGPEAPFLAKLLVKLLAQIKGSDRQKKTIRQILEKDISRLKADINLLLNDAVKKLRKKFPNYKGFLIIFDNLDRVPPGVANHLFFDYAAQLQELNCTMIYTVPLGALYSSQNAVKNFDCPHIVPMVNIYEFNRDSCDLNYNEASLNAMASLIERRVEVDTIFESREQLLELAKASGGHVRQLIQLMRTSSITARGRGHAKIMAEDVTYAIKQEQFNFERFIPQSHYPVLAQVCLTKNVNKDEISELMLFNLSVLEYNGKNRWNYPNPVVKQNEEFKKALRDARESNVNPE
- the gltD gene encoding glutamate synthase small subunit, which codes for MGKPTGFIEFLRELPSELSPVERVHNWDEFHLPMEEDKLRSQGARCMDCGIPFCHTGSMISGMASGCPVNNLIPEWNDLVYRGLWKEALDRLHKTNNFPEFTGRVCPAPCEGACVLGINNPPVTIKNIEASIIDKGWDEGWITAEPPAKRTGKKIAVIGSGPAGLSAAAQLNKAGHLVTVYERADRPGGLLMYGIPNMKLDKEQVVMRRLKVLEDEGVTFVCNTEVGKDLPAEQLLKEYDSVVLCTGATKPRDLGIEGRELTGVHFAMDFLAANTKAVLDKSTNGNFISAAGKDVVIIGGGDTGTDCVGTSIRHGCNSLVQLEILPKPPSERATNNPWPEWPKVYRLDYGQEEAAAKFGDDPRGYLTTATKFEGDENGNVKAVHTVEVEWAKNEKGQFIPKQIAGTEKVLPAQVVLLAMGFLGPEQPLLDALGLERDARSNVKAEHEKYTTSIPGVFAAGDCRRGQSLVVWAINEGRGVARECDLYLMGETDLP